One genomic region from Drosophila subpulchrella strain 33 F10 #4 breed RU33 chromosome 2R, RU_Dsub_v1.1 Primary Assembly, whole genome shotgun sequence encodes:
- the LOC119551978 gene encoding lysozyme 2: MHNTHILFLLLGLTIGGLYVQAENAKPITEQCLVCMCEALSGCNATAVCVNGACGIFRITWDQWVDSGRLTIQGDSPMTDTSFTNCANDPYCAADTLQSYMVRYGQDCNNDEIEDCYDYAAIHYMGPFNCKADMPYTYESVFKRCLRDAIRDQKRQISS; the protein is encoded by the exons ATGCATAATAcgcatatattatttttgctacTGGGCCTTACAATTGGAGGTTTATATGTGCAGGCCGAGAACGCGAAACCCATTACGGAACAATGTCTGGTGTGTATGTGTGAGGCCTTGAGCGGTTGCAATGCCACGGCTGTGTGTGTGAATGGGGCCTGTGGCATCTTCAGGATCACCTGGGATCAGTGGGTGGATTCAGGAAGATTGACCATACAAGGCGACTCGCCGATGACGGATACTT CTTTCACCAACTGTGCCAATGATCCTTATTGTGCAGCTGATACCTTGCAGAGTTATATGGTGAGATACGGACAGGATTGTAACAATGATGAGATAGAGGACTGCTACGATTATGCAGCCATTCACTATATGGGTCCTTTTAACTGCAAGGCGGATATGCCCTATACCTATGAGAGCGTCTTTAAACGCTGCTTGAGGGATGCCATTCGGGATCAGAAGCGACAGATCTCCAGCTAA